The following proteins are encoded in a genomic region of Betaproteobacteria bacterium:
- a CDS encoding PEP-CTERM sorting domain-containing protein codes for MKKRNAALKFLAAAGVAAFTTAPAMAEINLGLDKIIAPSAPSGDKPWVNIRIYDLDFLAGGAFDALAPTVEFQVSTKQFTFDDPLTGDASCCVMPGRGNLAGNEELITLNMTVNPSLLAVADSELIVEWAGGAPGFPDAGQAPAAISISDDPSVDPYDITISWNVGTNVTHSKFLVTYKVGGVVTDIDAADLAFVNQTGYSAQGVVLYKNNENLITGAGVIGAVPEPETYAMLGLGLIGIGLATRRRR; via the coding sequence ATGAAGAAGCGCAATGCAGCCCTGAAGTTTCTTGCTGCGGCAGGCGTAGCGGCATTCACTACGGCCCCTGCCATGGCCGAGATCAATCTGGGACTCGACAAGATCATCGCTCCGTCCGCGCCCTCCGGCGACAAGCCCTGGGTGAACATCCGTATCTATGATCTGGACTTTTTGGCAGGGGGCGCGTTCGATGCACTCGCGCCGACCGTCGAGTTCCAGGTGTCCACCAAGCAGTTCACCTTCGACGATCCGCTCACGGGAGACGCGTCCTGCTGCGTGATGCCCGGTCGGGGCAACCTCGCCGGCAACGAGGAACTCATCACCCTGAACATGACGGTCAATCCGTCACTGCTGGCCGTGGCCGATTCCGAACTCATCGTCGAGTGGGCAGGCGGAGCGCCCGGCTTCCCGGACGCCGGACAAGCGCCGGCGGCCATCTCGATCTCGGACGACCCCTCCGTCGACCCCTACGACATCACGATCAGCTGGAACGTCGGCACGAACGTCACGCACTCCAAGTTCCTCGTCACGTACAAGGTCGGCGGTGTGGTCACGGATATCGATGCGGCCGATCTGGCCTTCGTGAACCAGACGGGTTACTCCGCCCAGGGCGTCGTGCTGTACAAGAACAACGAGAACCTCATCACCGGCGCGGGCGTGATCGGTGCGGTTCCGGAACCGGAAACCTACGCGATGCTGGGTCTGGGTCTCATCGGGATCGGACTCGCGACTCGCCGTCGCCGCTGA
- a CDS encoding protein kinase, whose translation MIRLPERIGKYEVRGQLGAGATAIVYQAYDPVIERTLAIKVVDKARLDPYESKAILARFRVEARAAGRLQHPNIVAVYDFGEEDELVYLVMECVFGRPLTAYLQGEDFSGEPEKCCDIMLQVLEALAYSHAQGVIHRDIKPSNIMVSRDGVIKITDFGVARLESSNLTQTGDLIGTPSYMAPEQFAGEIADPRTDLYAVAVILYELLTRKRPFDGPNSAVIMHRVFTEMPVPPSSRNDQLTGVLDAVVLKGLSKDSADRYQSAREFAHVLRDVMQQPLLVGKPGPSSTGPRIAPNLLKAVRANFRPAAEGDLGTTIPGSVPGPSPASLPMVSSATVPPPGGARPNVLFVDDEMRILTALHALFRQQYRVYTADDPVQALEMVKRIPVQVVVSDQRMPGMVGVELLRQIREISPKSVRILLTGYSDLASIVGSINEGEVWRFINKPWDAKELQRVIAEAVDIATTLPDIPAWRMPAEARFDESILCLDPRDEITPHAVRDFGDRHWVGQARNMDEALRLLQEREVAVLIADLDADPAAVKALLHALKVAYPQILTVALTSAGDALILIELINEVQVYRFLGRPLNPVLLKEHVIAALNRYHTYKTSPGLLRTQKVEPEKKADSPVAKSLFQRLRDLRGRLPFASS comes from the coding sequence ATGATCCGGCTGCCCGAACGCATCGGGAAGTACGAAGTCCGCGGCCAACTCGGTGCCGGCGCGACCGCGATCGTCTATCAGGCCTACGACCCGGTCATCGAGCGCACGCTTGCCATCAAGGTGGTGGACAAGGCACGGCTGGATCCGTACGAGTCGAAGGCGATCCTCGCGCGTTTCCGCGTGGAAGCCCGGGCGGCAGGACGCCTGCAGCACCCCAACATCGTCGCGGTGTACGACTTCGGCGAGGAAGACGAGCTGGTCTACCTGGTGATGGAGTGCGTCTTCGGCCGGCCGCTCACCGCCTATCTGCAAGGGGAGGACTTCAGCGGCGAGCCCGAGAAGTGCTGCGACATCATGTTGCAGGTGCTGGAAGCGCTGGCCTATTCGCACGCGCAGGGGGTGATCCACCGCGACATCAAGCCGTCGAACATCATGGTGAGCCGCGATGGCGTCATCAAGATCACCGACTTCGGCGTGGCGAGGCTGGAATCGTCCAACCTCACCCAGACAGGCGATCTCATCGGGACGCCGTCCTACATGGCGCCGGAACAGTTCGCCGGCGAGATCGCCGACCCGCGTACCGATCTGTACGCGGTGGCGGTCATCCTGTACGAACTGCTCACACGCAAGCGCCCTTTCGACGGTCCCAACAGCGCCGTCATCATGCATCGCGTGTTCACCGAGATGCCGGTGCCGCCATCGTCGCGCAACGATCAGCTCACGGGCGTGCTCGATGCGGTGGTGTTGAAAGGGCTGTCGAAGGACTCAGCCGACCGGTACCAGTCGGCGCGGGAGTTCGCGCATGTGCTGCGCGACGTGATGCAGCAGCCGCTGCTGGTGGGCAAGCCGGGTCCGTCGTCGACCGGACCCAGGATCGCGCCGAACCTTCTGAAAGCGGTGCGGGCCAATTTCAGGCCGGCCGCCGAAGGCGACCTGGGCACGACCATTCCAGGTTCCGTTCCCGGGCCCAGCCCCGCATCGCTGCCCATGGTTTCGTCCGCGACGGTGCCGCCGCCCGGCGGCGCTCGCCCGAACGTCCTGTTCGTGGACGACGAGATGCGCATTCTCACTGCGCTGCATGCGCTGTTCCGGCAGCAGTACCGTGTCTACACCGCCGACGATCCAGTACAGGCGCTCGAGATGGTCAAGCGCATCCCCGTACAGGTGGTGGTTTCGGACCAACGCATGCCCGGCATGGTGGGCGTGGAACTGCTGCGGCAGATCCGGGAGATCTCGCCCAAGAGCGTGCGGATTCTTCTCACCGGATACTCGGACCTGGCGTCGATCGTGGGTTCCATCAACGAAGGCGAGGTCTGGCGGTTCATCAACAAGCCGTGGGATGCCAAGGAGTTGCAGCGGGTGATTGCCGAGGCGGTCGACATCGCCACGACGCTGCCCGACATCCCGGCGTGGCGGATGCCCGCCGAGGCGCGCTTCGACGAGTCGATCCTCTGCCTGGATCCTCGGGACGAGATCACGCCGCATGCGGTACGCGACTTCGGCGATCGTCACTGGGTAGGACAGGCTCGCAACATGGACGAAGCGCTGCGCCTGCTTCAGGAGCGCGAAGTGGCAGTGTTGATCGCGGACCTCGACGCCGATCCCGCGGCGGTGAAGGCGCTGTTGCACGCGCTGAAGGTCGCTTACCCGCAGATTCTCACCGTGGCGCTGACATCGGCGGGGGATGCGCTCATCCTCATCGAACTCATCAACGAGGTCCAGGTCTACCGGTTCCTCGGCAGGCCGCTCAATCCGGTGCTGCTCAAGGAGCACGTGATCGCGGCCCTCAACCGTTACCACACCTACAAGACCAGTCCCGGCCTCTTGCGGACGCAGAAGGTCGAACCCGAGAAGAAGGCGGACAGTCCGGTCGCCAAGTCGTTGTTCCAGCGGCTCCGGGATCTTCGCGGCCGCCTGCCCTTCGCAAGCTCCTGA
- the ccoS gene encoding cbb3-type cytochrome oxidase assembly protein CcoS: protein MDILYLLVPLSIVLVFVIGALFWWSLRSGQFDDMEGPAHRILMDDDTPAAEARPEESEADREGNDRKSR from the coding sequence ATGGACATCCTCTATCTTCTGGTGCCCCTCTCGATCGTTCTCGTGTTCGTCATCGGCGCGTTGTTCTGGTGGTCCCTGCGAAGCGGACAGTTCGACGACATGGAAGGACCGGCTCACCGCATTCTCATGGACGACGATACGCCGGCAGCGGAAGCGCGACCGGAGGAATCCGAGGCGGACCGGGAAGGCAACGACAGAAAATCTCGCTAA
- the pbpC gene encoding penicillin-binding protein 1C, with amino-acid sequence MGGSLLALAAVLSAGPVEGAVPPTFAQVRQTFVPSEAMLFDRHGELLHEIRVDETVRRLPWVELRDVSPALVQAVIQAEDKRFFEHGGVDWRALGDAAFDTFFRGSPRGASTLSMQVAAMLEPSLRAEGSRRTVVQKVEQIRAARELEGAWTKRQILEAYLNLSTFRGELSGVGAAVQGLFHKSPSGVTAPEAALLAALLRGPNARSDVVSRRACAVAGARDCRPLDRLAGSVLKLPPRLEPRAALAPHVARALLSRETRNVTTTLDAGVQAKVLDVLRRQLSTLSDRHVQDGAVLVLDNATGEVLAYAGNQGPGSSAPFVDGVRAPRQAGSTLKPFLYGMALEEQILTAASLLDDSPANLVTPSGLYVPQNYDRDFRGPVSVRTALSASLNVPAVRTLMLLGADRFVDRLRALGFAGVVESGDYYGYSLALGSADVTLWQLTAAYRSLAQGGRSSPPLLTAGPSGPSVPVANPAATWIVADILADRGARSTTFGLDNPLNTRVWSAVKTGTSKDMRDNWCIGFSRRYTVGVWVGNFDGSPMRDVSGVSGAAPIWLEVQQALNRGESSSTGHARPPEVVLQHVRFVPPVEPDRDEYFVKGTEIAEIGLKPPVAAAVRISYPGNGAILALDPDIPEGIQRVRFLPTAAVPGLHWRVGGLELPAEEDGGATWIPQAGRFDLTLDSRDGQVLDQVRFEVRGAVSRDK; translated from the coding sequence ATGGGCGGATCGCTCCTTGCCCTCGCCGCGGTGCTTTCGGCGGGCCCCGTCGAAGGCGCGGTACCGCCCACCTTCGCGCAGGTGCGCCAGACGTTCGTGCCCAGCGAAGCCATGCTGTTCGACCGGCACGGCGAACTGCTGCACGAGATCCGCGTGGACGAGACGGTGCGAAGACTTCCGTGGGTCGAACTGCGCGACGTTTCGCCTGCGCTCGTGCAGGCCGTGATCCAGGCGGAGGACAAGCGCTTCTTCGAACACGGCGGCGTCGACTGGCGCGCCCTGGGCGACGCGGCGTTCGACACGTTCTTTCGCGGATCCCCGCGCGGCGCCAGCACGCTGTCCATGCAGGTGGCCGCGATGCTGGAACCTTCCTTGCGGGCGGAGGGCAGCCGGCGGACGGTGGTGCAGAAGGTCGAACAGATCCGGGCGGCACGCGAACTGGAAGGGGCGTGGACCAAGCGGCAGATCCTCGAGGCCTATCTCAATCTCTCCACGTTCCGCGGCGAACTGTCCGGCGTCGGCGCAGCCGTTCAGGGACTGTTCCACAAGAGTCCCTCGGGTGTCACCGCCCCGGAGGCCGCGTTGCTGGCCGCACTGCTTCGAGGGCCCAACGCGAGGAGCGACGTGGTCTCGCGCCGCGCCTGCGCCGTGGCGGGCGCCAGGGATTGCCGGCCGCTGGACCGGCTCGCGGGTTCCGTTCTCAAGCTCCCGCCGCGGCTGGAACCGCGCGCCGCACTGGCGCCGCACGTGGCTCGGGCCCTTCTCTCCCGCGAGACCCGGAACGTGACGACGACGCTGGATGCCGGGGTGCAGGCCAAGGTCCTCGACGTGCTGCGCAGGCAGCTTTCCACCCTGTCGGATCGACACGTGCAGGACGGAGCGGTGCTGGTGCTCGACAACGCCACAGGCGAGGTGCTGGCCTACGCCGGCAATCAGGGGCCGGGATCCAGTGCGCCCTTCGTCGACGGCGTGCGCGCGCCGCGCCAGGCCGGCTCGACCCTGAAGCCGTTCCTGTATGGCATGGCGCTGGAGGAGCAGATACTCACGGCCGCCTCGCTGCTGGACGACTCGCCCGCCAATCTGGTCACGCCCTCCGGCCTGTACGTGCCGCAGAACTACGACCGGGACTTCCGCGGTCCGGTGAGCGTCAGGACCGCACTGTCCGCGTCTCTCAACGTGCCGGCAGTGCGCACGCTCATGCTGCTGGGCGCGGATCGCTTCGTGGACAGACTGCGGGCGCTGGGCTTCGCGGGCGTGGTGGAGTCCGGCGATTACTACGGCTACTCGCTGGCGCTCGGATCGGCGGACGTCACCCTGTGGCAGTTGACTGCGGCCTACCGCTCGCTCGCGCAGGGCGGCCGCTCGAGTCCGCCTCTACTCACGGCCGGGCCGTCCGGGCCGTCCGTGCCCGTGGCGAATCCGGCAGCGACATGGATCGTGGCCGACATCCTCGCCGACCGTGGCGCCCGCAGTACCACGTTCGGGCTGGACAATCCGCTCAACACCCGTGTGTGGAGCGCGGTGAAGACCGGCACGAGCAAGGACATGCGGGACAACTGGTGCATCGGATTCTCCCGCCGGTACACCGTGGGCGTCTGGGTCGGCAACTTCGATGGCTCGCCCATGCGGGATGTATCGGGAGTGAGCGGGGCGGCGCCCATCTGGCTGGAAGTGCAGCAGGCGCTGAACCGTGGCGAATCTTCCTCCACCGGGCATGCGCGGCCCCCCGAGGTCGTGCTGCAGCATGTCCGGTTCGTGCCGCCGGTGGAGCCGGACCGCGACGAATACTTCGTCAAGGGGACCGAGATCGCGGAGATCGGGCTCAAGCCCCCGGTCGCCGCGGCCGTGCGCATTTCGTATCCGGGCAACGGGGCGATCCTGGCGCTGGATCCGGACATTCCGGAAGGCATCCAGAGAGTCCGGTTCCTTCCCACGGCGGCCGTACCGGGCTTGCATTGGCGTGTCGGCGGCCTCGAACTGCCTGCCGAGGAGGATGGAGGCGCCACCTGGATACCGCAGGCGGGACGCTTCGATCTGACCCTCGACAGTCGGGATGGCCAGGTGCTGGATCAGGTCCGGTTCGAAGTGCGAGGGGCTGTGTCCCGTGACAAATAG
- a CDS encoding alpha-2-macroglobulin: MIRLAAVLLFLLGIPPSFADENTARVELFSPQGEVKGVRQVTARFTTPMVPFGDPALVEPFEVLCAEKGQGRWADSRNWVFDFEHDLPAGARCSFTLKTGVTDMEGRSVPAARFEFTTGGPSIRQAMPWDGQEFIDENQVFILGLDAPATDASVQKHVWCNVSGRAERVPVRIVSGKERKAILDRRKDFLSEFASGFATGSDFETFLRTRAYDKLPLQLVACQGRLPYETEVQLVWGAGVETPGGVATSADQSLAFKVRPAFTARFSCQRTNAKGNCIPVLGMALDFTAPVAVSLADKVQLKGRGGEVYRWKISDDDRRSGFVNGLHSPGPFPEASTFTITLPEGFVDDGGRSLSNAKRFPLSVKTDPAPPLAKFAARFGVLELNAEPALPVTLRNVEKELAGNQVQLGGAANVKGLPARMLKVQSPRDMVRWLKRLNDAEARWTEGGYVSHSIFGAADATSSMTLPKPGTEKEFEVVGIPFKVPGFYVVEIVSPRLGQALLKDGKPYYVSAGALVTNLAVHFKWGREGSLVWVTSLDKGEPVPAADVSVLDCTGRVLFEGVADKSGIARIRKALPERGALPGCVDKWDQQLFVTARKGDDAAFVLSGWDEGIATWRFNLRNAGYRGDTAATTVFDRTLLRAGDTLGMKHILRRRTATGFGAVPASALPVRAVVRHWGSGQMWELPLKWDGSGAAESAWQAPKDAKLGEYSVILAGPRQKSEAEGYVNGLDSGSFRVEEFRVPVLKATVQMPAQPLVNADAAEVNLQLSYLSGGGAGGTRVKLRAVTQPHAVTFDEHEGVSFASGDVREGRMDRASGWIDAGTDAESADPLPDASEQDDTRTLKTQTVVLDGGGAGKIRIDALPRSDVPRELVAEMEYADPNGQILTRSSRVPLWPSGVLLGIQPDGWALSRDKVKLKVISVDTRGKPLAGVPVVVDVFERISYAHRKRLIGGFYAYEYGEEIRRIGGFCEGRSDAKGLVHCEAPVSGSGNLILRAKAADASGNPSFARADVWVAGQGDWWFDVTSDDRMDVLPERKRYEPGETAVVQVRSPFREASALVTVEREGVVDGFVTTLTGKEPVVRVPIKGHYAPNTFVSVFAVRGRVAEVQPTALVDLGKPAFRMGVAEIRVGWRDHELAVKVSPEKDAYRIREKARVTIEAMPANGKPLPKGAEVAVAAVDEALLELLPNGSWKLLEAMMQPRGIEVNSSTSAMQVIGKRHYGKKALPAGGGGGRQTSRELFDTLLLWKARVKLDAQGRAQLEVPLNDSLSSFRIVAVATAGLNLFGTGSASVRTSQDVTLLSGLPPVVREQDRYAATFTVRNASEAALDIAVEADVAAEGGKGSGPGRLEPQTVRLAAGESANVSWLVTAPAGSTGLQWSVAAKAAGAEGDKADRLKARQKVVPAVPVRVLQATLAQIDKELSTTVALPAEAIPGRGEVAVQLQARLGSDLPGVRDWMERYPYSCLEQRVSKAVALRDEAAWRSIMSALPAYIDHDGLLKYFAGMGQGSDSLTAYVMAIAHEAQWSIPESILPRLQAGLGGFVNGTVVRHGSLPTADLAIRKVAALEALSRYGMEVDPAAISSFDVAPNLWPTSAVIDWYGLTKRWEKLPDHDQHARQAEQILRSRLNFQGTTMGFSTERTDFLWWLMISGDVNANRVLLAMIDEPAWREDMPRLVRGSLGRQQHGRWNTTVANAWGVLALEKFGRAFESEPVSGATAGTLGGTKRRHEWTGEGTGRMSFEWPAQPQPLTLTHDGAGKPWATLVSRAALPLKSPFSSGYRITRTVSPVEGDAGQWKRGDIYRVRLAVDAQSDMTWVVVEDPIPAGATILGSGLGGDSGLATRGEKREGWVWPAFEERGFEAFRAYYEFVPKGAWTVEYTVRMNNAGTFQLPPTRVEAMYAPEMFGEVPNTKVTIGNRGRPGFPGAGARRLPVRRRDWVVSCRA; encoded by the coding sequence ATGATTCGACTGGCTGCAGTGCTGCTGTTCCTGCTTGGAATTCCGCCCTCGTTCGCCGACGAGAACACCGCGCGGGTCGAGTTGTTCTCCCCTCAAGGCGAAGTCAAGGGCGTGCGGCAGGTCACCGCCCGATTCACCACGCCGATGGTTCCGTTCGGCGACCCGGCACTGGTGGAGCCCTTCGAGGTCCTGTGCGCCGAGAAGGGGCAGGGGCGCTGGGCGGACAGCCGCAACTGGGTGTTCGATTTCGAGCACGACCTGCCGGCCGGTGCCCGCTGCAGCTTCACTCTCAAGACCGGTGTGACCGACATGGAGGGGCGAAGCGTTCCCGCGGCGCGCTTCGAATTCACCACGGGCGGTCCGTCCATCCGGCAGGCGATGCCCTGGGACGGGCAGGAGTTCATCGACGAGAACCAGGTCTTCATCCTCGGGCTGGACGCGCCCGCGACGGATGCCTCCGTGCAGAAGCACGTCTGGTGCAACGTGAGCGGGCGCGCCGAGCGGGTGCCCGTCCGGATCGTGAGCGGGAAGGAACGCAAGGCGATCCTCGACCGCCGCAAGGATTTCCTGTCCGAGTTCGCGTCCGGTTTCGCGACGGGGTCGGACTTCGAGACGTTCCTCCGCACGCGTGCGTACGACAAGCTGCCGCTGCAGCTCGTGGCCTGCCAGGGCCGGCTTCCCTACGAAACCGAAGTGCAGCTCGTCTGGGGTGCGGGCGTGGAGACGCCCGGCGGCGTTGCCACGAGCGCGGATCAGTCGCTCGCCTTCAAGGTGCGGCCGGCCTTCACGGCGCGCTTCTCCTGTCAGCGCACGAACGCGAAAGGGAACTGCATTCCGGTGCTCGGCATGGCGCTCGATTTCACGGCGCCCGTGGCCGTGTCGCTCGCCGACAAGGTGCAGTTGAAGGGACGCGGTGGAGAGGTCTACCGGTGGAAGATTTCGGACGACGACCGGCGATCCGGTTTCGTGAACGGGCTGCATTCGCCGGGACCGTTCCCCGAGGCGTCCACGTTCACGATCACGCTGCCCGAGGGCTTCGTCGACGATGGCGGCCGCAGCCTGTCCAACGCGAAGCGGTTCCCGCTCTCGGTCAAGACCGATCCGGCGCCGCCGCTCGCCAAGTTCGCGGCGCGCTTCGGGGTGCTGGAACTGAACGCCGAACCCGCCTTGCCGGTGACGCTGCGCAACGTCGAGAAGGAACTGGCGGGCAACCAGGTGCAGCTGGGCGGGGCGGCGAACGTCAAGGGGCTGCCCGCGCGGATGCTCAAGGTGCAATCTCCGCGCGACATGGTGCGCTGGCTCAAGCGGCTGAACGATGCCGAGGCCCGCTGGACGGAAGGTGGCTATGTGTCGCACAGCATCTTCGGTGCTGCGGACGCCACGTCGTCCATGACGTTGCCCAAGCCCGGGACCGAGAAGGAGTTCGAGGTCGTGGGTATCCCGTTCAAGGTTCCCGGCTTCTACGTGGTCGAGATCGTGAGTCCGCGTCTGGGTCAGGCGCTGCTCAAGGATGGCAAGCCCTACTACGTGTCGGCCGGCGCGCTGGTCACGAACCTGGCCGTGCATTTCAAGTGGGGGCGCGAAGGTTCGCTCGTCTGGGTGACGTCGCTGGACAAGGGCGAACCGGTGCCTGCGGCCGACGTGAGCGTGCTCGACTGCACCGGCCGCGTGCTGTTCGAGGGCGTGGCCGACAAGTCCGGCATCGCGCGGATCCGCAAGGCCCTCCCGGAGCGCGGCGCGCTGCCGGGTTGCGTCGACAAGTGGGATCAGCAGCTTTTCGTGACGGCGCGCAAGGGCGATGACGCGGCCTTCGTGCTGTCCGGCTGGGACGAAGGCATCGCCACCTGGCGTTTCAATTTGCGCAATGCCGGCTATCGCGGCGACACCGCGGCGACCACCGTGTTCGACCGGACCTTGCTGCGGGCGGGCGACACGCTGGGCATGAAGCACATCCTGCGCAGACGTACCGCGACCGGCTTCGGGGCCGTACCCGCTTCCGCACTGCCGGTGCGTGCCGTCGTTCGCCACTGGGGCAGCGGGCAGATGTGGGAACTCCCGCTCAAGTGGGATGGATCGGGCGCCGCTGAATCCGCGTGGCAGGCGCCCAAGGACGCCAAGCTGGGAGAGTATTCCGTGATCCTCGCCGGGCCGCGGCAGAAGAGTGAAGCCGAGGGCTACGTGAATGGCCTGGACTCGGGCAGCTTCAGGGTCGAGGAATTCCGCGTGCCGGTGCTCAAGGCGACCGTGCAGATGCCCGCCCAGCCGCTCGTGAACGCGGACGCGGCGGAGGTGAATCTCCAGCTTTCGTATCTGTCCGGCGGAGGCGCCGGCGGCACCCGGGTCAAGCTGCGGGCGGTCACGCAACCGCACGCCGTGACGTTCGACGAGCACGAAGGGGTGTCGTTCGCGTCGGGCGACGTCCGGGAGGGGCGCATGGACCGCGCGAGCGGCTGGATCGACGCGGGGACCGACGCGGAGTCCGCAGATCCCCTTCCCGACGCATCGGAGCAGGACGACACCCGGACGCTCAAGACCCAGACCGTGGTCCTGGATGGAGGTGGCGCAGGAAAGATCCGCATCGATGCGCTGCCCCGCTCGGACGTGCCGCGCGAACTGGTGGCGGAGATGGAATACGCGGATCCCAACGGGCAGATTCTCACCCGGTCCTCGCGCGTGCCACTGTGGCCGTCCGGCGTTCTGCTCGGTATCCAGCCGGATGGCTGGGCCCTTTCGAGGGACAAGGTGAAACTGAAGGTCATCAGCGTCGACACGCGCGGCAAGCCGCTGGCCGGAGTGCCTGTCGTCGTGGACGTGTTCGAGCGCATCTCGTACGCGCACCGCAAGCGTCTGATCGGCGGGTTCTACGCCTATGAGTATGGCGAGGAGATCCGCCGGATCGGCGGCTTCTGCGAGGGCAGGAGCGACGCCAAGGGGCTCGTTCACTGCGAGGCGCCCGTGTCGGGCAGCGGCAATCTGATCCTGCGTGCGAAAGCCGCGGATGCAAGCGGCAACCCATCCTTTGCGCGAGCGGACGTCTGGGTGGCGGGTCAAGGCGACTGGTGGTTCGACGTCACGAGCGACGACCGCATGGATGTCCTGCCGGAACGCAAGCGGTACGAGCCCGGCGAAACGGCCGTCGTGCAGGTGCGCTCGCCCTTCCGTGAAGCCTCCGCGCTCGTGACGGTCGAGCGCGAAGGCGTGGTCGACGGATTCGTGACGACGCTCACCGGCAAGGAACCGGTCGTCAGGGTACCCATCAAGGGACACTATGCGCCGAATACGTTCGTGTCGGTGTTCGCGGTACGCGGCAGGGTGGCGGAGGTTCAGCCCACCGCGCTCGTGGACCTCGGCAAGCCCGCGTTCCGCATGGGGGTGGCGGAGATTCGCGTCGGCTGGCGCGATCACGAACTCGCCGTGAAGGTCTCGCCGGAGAAGGACGCCTATCGCATCCGCGAGAAGGCCCGGGTGACCATCGAAGCCATGCCTGCCAACGGCAAGCCATTGCCGAAGGGGGCCGAAGTGGCCGTGGCGGCGGTGGACGAAGCGCTGCTGGAACTGCTGCCCAACGGCTCGTGGAAACTGCTCGAGGCGATGATGCAGCCGCGCGGGATCGAGGTGAATTCCTCCACGAGCGCCATGCAGGTCATCGGCAAGCGTCACTACGGCAAGAAGGCATTGCCGGCGGGGGGCGGCGGCGGCCGGCAGACCTCCAGAGAACTGTTCGACACGCTCCTGCTGTGGAAGGCGAGGGTGAAGCTGGATGCGCAAGGCCGGGCGCAACTCGAGGTGCCTCTCAACGATTCGCTTTCGTCGTTCCGCATCGTCGCCGTGGCGACGGCCGGCCTCAACCTCTTCGGAACCGGTTCGGCGAGCGTGCGCACGTCGCAGGACGTCACCCTGCTTTCGGGTCTGCCGCCGGTGGTGCGCGAACAGGACCGGTACGCCGCGACGTTCACGGTGCGCAACGCGTCAGAGGCCGCCCTCGATATCGCCGTGGAGGCCGATGTGGCCGCGGAAGGCGGAAAGGGGTCCGGTCCGGGGAGGCTCGAGCCGCAGACGGTACGGCTGGCGGCGGGCGAGTCGGCCAACGTTTCGTGGCTCGTGACGGCGCCAGCGGGCAGCACGGGTCTTCAATGGTCCGTCGCGGCCAAGGCGGCCGGCGCGGAAGGTGACAAGGCCGACCGGCTCAAGGCGAGGCAGAAAGTGGTTCCCGCGGTGCCGGTGCGCGTGCTGCAGGCCACGCTGGCGCAGATCGACAAGGAACTGTCGACGACCGTCGCGTTGCCTGCGGAAGCCATCCCGGGGCGGGGAGAGGTGGCGGTGCAACTGCAGGCTCGTCTGGGCAGCGATCTGCCGGGCGTGCGCGACTGGATGGAGCGCTATCCCTACTCCTGCCTGGAACAGAGGGTCTCGAAAGCCGTCGCCTTGCGGGACGAGGCGGCATGGCGGTCCATCATGAGTGCGCTGCCCGCCTATATCGATCACGACGGCCTGCTCAAGTACTTTGCCGGCATGGGGCAGGGCAGCGACTCGCTCACGGCGTACGTGATGGCGATCGCCCACGAGGCGCAGTGGAGCATTCCCGAGTCGATCCTCCCGAGGCTGCAGGCGGGGCTCGGCGGATTCGTCAACGGGACCGTGGTGCGCCACGGATCGTTGCCGACGGCGGATCTTGCCATCCGCAAGGTGGCAGCGCTCGAGGCGCTGTCCCGCTACGGCATGGAGGTGGATCCGGCGGCGATCTCCTCCTTCGACGTCGCCCCGAATCTGTGGCCGACATCGGCGGTGATCGACTGGTACGGACTTACGAAGCGCTGGGAGAAGCTGCCGGACCACGACCAGCACGCCCGGCAGGCAGAGCAGATTCTCCGTTCGCGCCTCAACTTCCAGGGCACCACCATGGGGTTTTCCACCGAGCGCACGGATTTCCTCTGGTGGCTCATGATCTCCGGCGACGTCAACGCCAACCGGGTGCTGCTCGCGATGATCGACGAGCCCGCGTGGCGCGAAGACATGCCGCGGCTGGTGCGCGGATCGCTGGGACGGCAACAGCACGGTCGCTGGAACACGACGGTCGCGAATGCCTGGGGTGTGCTTGCGCTGGAGAAGTTCGGCCGTGCGTTCGAATCGGAACCTGTCTCCGGTGCGACGGCGGGTACGCTGGGCGGGACGAAGCGGCGTCACGAATGGACGGGCGAAGGCACGGGCCGCATGAGCTTCGAGTGGCCTGCGCAGCCGCAACCACTCACACTGACTCATGACGGAGCGGGCAAGCCCTGGGCCACGTTGGTGAGCCGGGCGGCGCTGCCCTTGAAAAGTCCGTTCTCCAGCGGCTATCGCATCACTCGCACGGTCAGCCCGGTCGAAGGCGATGCGGGCCAGTGGAAGCGTGGCGACATCTACAGGGTTCGCCTGGCCGTGGACGCGCAGTCGGACATGACCTGGGTCGTGGTGGAGGATCCCATTCCCGCCGGTGCCACCATTCTCGGCTCGGGACTGGGCGGCGACTCCGGCCTGGCCACCCGGGGCGAGAAGCGGGAGGGCTGGGTGTGGCCCGCTTTCGAGGAGCGCGGGTTCGAGGCCTTCCGTGCCTATTACGAGTTCGTGCCCAAGGGGGCATGGACCGTGGAGTACACGGTCCGGATGAACAACGCGGGCACGTTCCAGCTCCCGCCCACCCGTGTCGAAGCCATGTATGCGCCCGAGATGTTCGGCGAGGTTCCGAACACGAAGGTGACGATCGGCAACCGGGGACGGCCAGGTTTTCCAGGGGCCGGAGCGCGAAGGCTGCCGGTCCGCCGTCGAGACTGGGTGGTCTCGTGCCGCGCCTGA